In one Myotis daubentonii chromosome 1, mMyoDau2.1, whole genome shotgun sequence genomic region, the following are encoded:
- the PARP6 gene encoding protein mono-ADP-ribosyltransferase PARP6 isoform X10 — protein MDIKGQFWNDDDSEGDNESEEFLYGVQGSCAADLYRHPQLDADIEAVKEIYSENSVSVREYGTIDDVDIDLHINISFLDEEVSTAWKVLRTEPIVLRLRFSLSQYLDGPEPSIEVFQPSNKEGFGLGLQLKKILGMFTSQQWKHLSNDFLKTQQEKRHSWFKATGTIKKFRAGLSIFSPIPKSPSFPIIQDSMLKGKLAVPELRVGRLMNHSISCTMKNPKVEVFGYSPSPQAGLLCPQHLGFPPPARTSPLVSGHCKNIPTLEYGFLVQIMKYAEQRIPTLNEYCVVCDEQHVFQNGSMLKPAVCTRELCVFSFYTLGVMSGAAEEVATGAEVVDLLVAMCRAALESPRKSIIFEPYPSVVDPTDPKTLAFNPKKKNYERLQKALDSVMSIREMTQGSYLEIKKQMDKLDPLAHPLLQWIISSNRSHIVKLPLSRQLKFMHTSHQFLLLSSPPAKEARFRTAKKLYGSTFAFHGSHIENWHSILRNGLVNASYTKLQTKGLTWNRCSANRDFKSRCLEPSE, from the exons GGGAGCTGTGCAGCTGACCTATATCGACACCCACAGCTTGATGCAGACATTGAAGCCGTGAAGGAGATCTACAGTGAGAACTCTGTATCCGTCAG AGAATATGGAACTATCGATGACGTGGACATTGACCTCCACATCAACATCAGCTTCCTTGAT GAGGAAGTTTCTACAGCCTGGAAGGTCCTCCGGACAGAACCTATTGTGTTGAGGCTGCgattttctctttctcagtaCCTTGATGGACCAG AACCATCAATTGAGGTTTTCCAGCCATCGAATAAGGAAGGGTTTGGGCTGGGTCTTCAGTTGAAAAA GATCCTTGGTATGTTCACATCCCAACAATGGAAACATCTCAGCAACGATTTCTTGAAGACCCAGCAGGAGAAGAGGCACAGTTGGTTCAAGGCAACTGGTACCATCAAGAAGTTCCGAGCTGGCCTCAGCATCTTCTCACCTATCCCCAA GTCTCCCAGTTTCCCTATTATACAGGACTCCATGCTGAAAGGCAAACTTGCTGTACCAGAGCTTCGGGTTGGGCGCCTCATGAACCATTCCATCTCCTGTACCATGAAGAACCCCAAAGTGGAAGTGTTTGGCTactctcccagcccccaggcaggTCTCCTGTGCCCCCAGCACTTGGGCTTCCCTCCCCCAGCACGGACCTCTCCTTTG GTCAGTGGTCACTGTAAGAACATCCCTACTCTGGAATATGGATTTCTTGTCCAG ATCATGAAGTATGCAGAGCAGAGAATTCCAACATTGAATGAGTACTGTGTGGTGTGTGATGAGCAGCATGTCTTCCAGAATGGGTCCATGCTCAAG CCAGCCGTCTGTACTCGTGAACTGTGCGTTTTCTCCTTCTACACACTGGGAGTCATGTCTGGAGCTGCAGAGGAGGTGGCCACTGGAGCAGAg GTGGTGGATCTGCTGGTGGCCATGTGTAGGGCAGCTTTGGAGTCCCCTAGAAAAAGCATCATCTTTGAGCCTTATCCCTCTGTGGTGGACCCCACTGATCCCAAGACTTTGGCCTTTAACCCTAAG AAGAAGAATTATGAACGACTTCAGAAAGCTCTGGATAGTGTGATGTCCATCCGGGAGATGACCCAG GGATCATATCTGGAAATCAAGAAGCAGATGGACAAGCTGGATCCCCTGGCCCATCCTCTCCTGCAATG GATCATCTCTAGTAACAGGTCACACATTGTCAAACTACCTCTCAGCAGG cAGCTGAAGTTCATGCACACCTCACACCAGTTCCTCCTGCTGAGCAGCCCTCCTGCCAAGGAGGCACGGTTCCGGACTGCCAAGAAACTCTACGGCAGCACTTTTGCCTTCCA TGGGTCCCACATTGAGAACTGGCATTCGATCCTGCGCAATGGGCTGGTGAATGCATCCTACACCAAACTGCAG